From one Nitrospirota bacterium genomic stretch:
- a CDS encoding SUMF1/EgtB/PvdO family nonheme iron enzyme, with amino-acid sequence MNKRAGARIIYIAVFCVLVLSIYAVPIRGQGQGDANTVRYPEFVSGSQSVQTQEIPEQVRDEKIEKPLQEATRQTESDEMVLVKGGCFDMGDVSAEGDPDEIPVHKACVDDFYIGIYEVTQRHWFKVMGTAPSSLRNCDDCPVENVSYYDIQKFILKLNRISGGKYRLPTEAEWEFAARSGGERQKWCGANNEMELNDYAWFKSNSGIKPHPVGKKKANGLGLYDMCGNIQEWVNDYYEGDYYKTSPRSNPQGPLGSQYRAARGGSFLNGPWGIRTSIRYRFTKDDLGREFGFRLAASLK; translated from the coding sequence ATGAATAAAAGAGCTGGAGCGCGAATAATTTATATCGCAGTCTTCTGTGTGTTGGTACTTTCAATTTATGCTGTTCCAATAAGGGGACAGGGGCAGGGTGATGCAAATACTGTTCGTTACCCTGAATTTGTTTCAGGGTCTCAATCAGTGCAGACTCAGGAGATCCCGGAACAAGTTCGGGATGAAAAGATTGAAAAACCTCTCCAGGAAGCAACCCGGCAAACAGAGTCTGATGAGATGGTCCTCGTAAAGGGCGGCTGCTTTGACATGGGAGACGTTTCTGCGGAGGGAGATCCGGATGAGATTCCTGTACACAAGGCATGTGTTGATGATTTCTACATCGGGATCTATGAGGTAACACAAAGACATTGGTTTAAGGTCATGGGAACAGCCCCGTCATCTTTAAGAAATTGTGATGATTGCCCCGTGGAAAATGTGAGTTACTATGACATTCAGAAATTTATTCTCAAGCTTAACCGTATCAGCGGGGGGAAATATCGCCTTCCTACTGAGGCTGAATGGGAGTTTGCCGCAAGGAGCGGGGGGGAGAGGCAGAAGTGGTGCGGTGCCAACAATGAAATGGAACTTAATGATTATGCATGGTTTAAATCCAATTCGGGGATTAAACCGCACCCTGTAGGTAAAAAAAAGGCGAACGGACTGGGTCTGTATGATATGTGTGGAAACATTCAGGAATGGGTTAACGATTATTATGAGGGCGATTATTATAAAACAAGTCCAAGGTCAAATCCTCAGGGACCTTTGGGTAGCCAATACCGCGCTGCCCGCGGCGGCTCCTTTCTTAATGGCCCGTGGGGTATCAGAACCTCTATCCGGTACAGATTTACGAAGGATGACCTCGGACGGGAATTCGGATTCCGGCTTGCGGCGTCGCTGAAATAA